In Phlebotomus papatasi isolate M1 chromosome 1, Ppap_2.1, whole genome shotgun sequence, the following proteins share a genomic window:
- the LOC129810212 gene encoding uncharacterized protein LOC129810212, translating into MSDTEAPVEVKKRGRPAKNKDATVEKEAKKRGHSASPTKNKSPVKESAGDNENGEAPAKRGRGRPPKGSKGGAAAKKAAAAKPKGTGRGRGRPPKAKPPASSEDNDEDEEEEEDEEA; encoded by the exons ATGTCTGATACCGAAGCTCCAGTTGAGGTGAAGAAGCGTGGAAGACCCGCCAAGAATAAGGATGCAACCGTGGAGAAGGAG GCGAAAAAACGCGGTCATTCGGCTTCCCCGACAAAGAACAAATCGCCCGTGAAGGAGTCTGCCGGGGACAATGAGAATGGTGAGGCCCCGGCAAAGCGTGGCCGTGGAAGGCCCCCAAAGGGCTCCAAGGGCGGTGCTGCGGCCAAGAAGGCTGCCGCCGCCAAGCCCAAGGGAACCGGCCGAGGCCGTGGACGACCACCCAAGGCTAAGCCCCCAGCATCATCTGAGGACAACGACGAGGACGAAGAGGAGGAGGAGGACGAGGAGGCTTAA